The following are from one region of the Streptomyces rubrogriseus genome:
- a CDS encoding carboxylesterase/lipase family protein, translated as MRSGQTNPVVGTVHGAVRGRYEHGVAVFRGIPYAAPPFGPGRFRPPVPPEPWDGVRDAGSFGPTAPKPPYSEAFARYLSDPVIPGDDCLNLNVWTPEPGPGARLPVLVWLHGGALTRGSSAVPVYDGSTFARDGVVCVSINYRLGVEGYGLFPDAPANAGLRDQIAALQWVRDSVAAFGGDPDRVTVAGQSAGAISTGALLAAPAAQGLFRRAVLQSGAPEATDRDKVRRMVRRMASRLKIPATAEAFAAADRDQLLRAQAEVGRFSSPVLGGPGFGLVVDGDVLPRDPLEALVDGDAAPGVDLMLGWTRDEYRLWLVPGGLVERVDRLGAVALAGARARCHCGNEVIRGYRALRPDAGTAETVGQLVTDHLLRIPMHRVADARPASSHVYEFAWPSNLPDLGACHALELGFVFDSGDGPDARRLAGEGAPQELADAMHGAWVRFVETGDPGWETWDTAHPVRVFGDGAPHTAHGPLDAEYDLWKADVTGPRGTRPRRLVRR; from the coding sequence ATGCGGTCAGGCCAGACGAACCCCGTGGTCGGAACGGTTCACGGCGCGGTACGCGGCAGGTACGAGCACGGTGTCGCGGTCTTTCGCGGCATCCCCTACGCGGCGCCCCCCTTCGGACCGGGCCGCTTCCGCCCGCCCGTGCCCCCTGAGCCCTGGGACGGCGTCCGCGACGCGGGCTCCTTCGGCCCCACGGCCCCGAAACCGCCGTACTCCGAGGCCTTCGCCCGCTACCTGTCCGACCCGGTGATCCCCGGCGACGACTGCCTCAACCTCAACGTCTGGACCCCCGAGCCCGGCCCCGGCGCCCGCCTGCCGGTCCTGGTCTGGCTGCACGGCGGCGCGCTGACCAGGGGATCCTCCGCCGTACCGGTCTACGACGGCAGCACCTTCGCCCGGGACGGCGTGGTCTGCGTGTCGATCAACTACCGACTGGGTGTGGAGGGCTACGGACTGTTCCCGGACGCCCCCGCCAACGCCGGCCTGCGCGACCAGATCGCCGCCCTCCAGTGGGTGCGGGACTCCGTCGCGGCCTTCGGCGGCGACCCCGACCGGGTCACCGTCGCCGGGCAGTCCGCGGGCGCCATCAGCACCGGCGCGCTCCTCGCCGCGCCCGCGGCCCAGGGCCTGTTCCGACGGGCCGTGCTCCAGAGCGGCGCGCCCGAGGCCACCGACCGCGACAAGGTACGGCGCATGGTCCGCCGCATGGCCTCCCGGCTGAAGATCCCCGCCACCGCCGAGGCCTTCGCCGCCGCCGACCGCGACCAGCTGCTGCGCGCCCAGGCCGAGGTGGGGCGCTTCAGCAGCCCCGTACTCGGCGGCCCCGGGTTCGGCCTCGTCGTCGACGGCGACGTGCTGCCCCGCGACCCCCTGGAGGCGCTCGTCGACGGCGACGCGGCACCCGGCGTCGACCTCATGCTGGGCTGGACCCGCGACGAGTACCGGCTCTGGCTGGTCCCCGGCGGCCTGGTCGAACGCGTCGACCGGCTCGGCGCGGTGGCCCTCGCGGGTGCCCGCGCCCGCTGCCACTGCGGCAACGAGGTGATCCGCGGTTACCGCGCGCTGCGCCCCGACGCGGGGACCGCCGAGACCGTGGGCCAGCTGGTCACCGACCACCTGCTGCGCATCCCGATGCACCGTGTGGCCGACGCGCGTCCCGCCTCCTCGCACGTCTACGAGTTCGCCTGGCCGTCCAACCTGCCCGACCTCGGCGCCTGCCACGCCCTGGAGCTGGGCTTCGTCTTCGACTCCGGCGACGGCCCCGACGCACGCAGGCTCGCGGGGGAGGGGGCGCCGCAGGAGCTGGCCGACGCGATGCACGGGGCGTGGGTGCGGTTCGTGGAGACCGGCGACCCCGGGTGGGAGACGTGGGACACCGCGCATCCCGTACGGGTCTTCGGAGACGGCGCCCCGCACACGGCCCACGGCCCGCTGGACGCCGAGTACGACCTGTGGAAGGCCGACGTCACCGGGCCCCGAGGAACGCGGCCCAGGCGTCTGGTCCGACGGTGA
- a CDS encoding ROK family protein, which yields MNEISTPGRRAAGTSALAARALELIASGRATSRAQLAELLGAAASSVSVAVAQLVEHGLVAEEGTQSSTGGRPRKVLRLGGQDEFAVAADLGGSHARVGVVLPGGELRDVSTVPLVIADGPQAALSRLAATLEELVEHHGRGRLRGVGLSLPGPVDTATGSVVQPSRMPGWNRFPVESWLRERFAVPAVADNDANCMAVGEHIARKGRHQQVIMVKTGTAIGAAALVDGRLYRGGTGAAGEITHIRIARGDHVPCSCGNTDCLETVASGAALVRVLRDEGVDVTSAEDVVRLATDAHPEANRAVRRAGDYLGQVLAANVNFFNPDAVYLGGILSTVEPFVAAVRSQLYESCHPLVTEHLAIERAVLGRDAGLVGAGLFALQRALGQALRQVGGAQLDPDRFQSPTTS from the coding sequence ATGAATGAAATAAGTACGCCCGGCCGGAGGGCGGCAGGCACCTCGGCACTGGCGGCGCGGGCCCTCGAACTCATCGCCTCCGGCCGGGCGACCTCCCGGGCCCAGCTCGCCGAGCTGCTCGGCGCCGCGGCCTCCAGCGTCTCGGTGGCCGTGGCCCAGCTGGTCGAGCACGGCCTCGTCGCCGAGGAGGGGACCCAGTCCTCCACCGGCGGACGCCCGCGCAAGGTGCTCAGACTCGGCGGCCAGGACGAGTTCGCCGTCGCCGCCGACCTGGGCGGCAGCCACGCCCGGGTCGGCGTGGTCCTGCCCGGGGGCGAGCTGCGCGACGTCTCCACCGTGCCGCTGGTGATCGCCGACGGCCCGCAGGCGGCCCTCTCCCGGCTCGCCGCCACCCTGGAGGAGCTGGTCGAACACCACGGCCGGGGGCGACTGCGCGGTGTCGGTCTCTCCCTGCCCGGTCCGGTGGACACCGCGACGGGCAGCGTCGTACAACCCTCCCGGATGCCGGGCTGGAACCGCTTCCCCGTCGAGTCCTGGCTCCGGGAGCGCTTCGCGGTACCCGCCGTCGCCGACAACGACGCCAACTGCATGGCCGTCGGCGAGCACATCGCCCGCAAGGGACGCCACCAGCAGGTGATCATGGTGAAGACCGGCACCGCGATCGGCGCCGCCGCCCTCGTCGACGGCCGGCTCTACCGCGGCGGCACGGGCGCGGCCGGGGAGATCACCCACATCCGCATCGCCCGCGGCGACCACGTGCCCTGCTCCTGCGGCAACACCGACTGCCTGGAGACGGTCGCCTCGGGCGCCGCCCTGGTGCGGGTGCTGCGGGACGAGGGCGTGGACGTCACCAGCGCCGAGGACGTGGTGCGGCTGGCCACCGACGCGCACCCGGAGGCCAACCGGGCGGTGCGCAGGGCCGGGGACTACCTCGGCCAGGTGCTCGCCGCGAACGTCAACTTCTTCAACCCGGACGCCGTCTACCTGGGCGGCATCCTCTCCACCGTCGAGCCGTTCGTCGCCGCCGTCCGCAGCCAGCTCTACGAGAGCTGCCACCCGCTGGTCACCGAACACCTCGCCATCGAACGAGCCGTCCTCGGCCGCGACGCCGGTCTGGTCGGCGCCGGACTGTTCGCCCTCCAGCGGGCGCTGGGGCAGGCCCTGCGCCAGGTCGGCGGGGCGCAGCTGGACCCGGACCGGTTCCAGAGCCCCACCACCTCCTGA
- a CDS encoding peptide ABC transporter substrate-binding protein, whose product MSPARTAPRRRRALVVGACAAVGVLLSGCTGGVSAPSGSKNEINYALPANFTPNWIVPIGTPGHLNTNNASISQVLWEPLIAYDGSTGEIGWNKDNSLATDAKFAADDKSVTITLGDRHWSDGEPVTSRDVEFWFNLVRENKKAWASYSPGKAPDVWSSFRTIDDRHFTLDFDRAYNQQWMLANELSMIRVMPQHAWDKTSDSGTVSDLDRTPAGAEKVWTYLIDAGKKISHYASDPLWKTVSGPYRIKSFSTSGRVELVENEKYDGGGAAHVEQINLLSFTTVAAEENALRAGTVDYGYIRASDLGIKKSFTDLGYHVERWSGWAVTYMPYNFNNPEMGAVFRQLYARQAIQMSVDQKTLSKVLYNGTAVPTYGPVPQGQPSAFLSDEQKAEPYPFSNSAARKLLTDHGWTMKDGTMVCTSPGAGGGQCGEGVEKGTEFRMRVLSQSGSTETDNMMSALQSSFEETGIDFDIKTAPVNSVLSQTGQCKEDDPACKWQLSFFGSAGSWYFPAYPSGDALFASGGGSNFGSYSNPEVDRLIDRTTTSSSLDAMPDYSKALAEELPVIWLPEPDYQVSVIRDGLGGFAQDSLANFHPAMWAWTE is encoded by the coding sequence ATGTCCCCTGCTCGCACAGCGCCACGCCGACGCCGGGCGCTCGTCGTCGGCGCATGCGCGGCCGTGGGCGTGCTGCTCAGCGGCTGCACGGGCGGCGTGTCCGCCCCCTCCGGCTCCAAGAACGAGATCAACTACGCCCTCCCGGCGAACTTCACCCCGAACTGGATCGTGCCGATCGGGACGCCGGGGCACCTCAACACGAACAACGCCTCCATATCCCAGGTGCTGTGGGAGCCCCTGATCGCCTACGACGGCTCCACCGGCGAGATCGGCTGGAACAAGGACAACTCGCTGGCGACGGACGCGAAGTTCGCCGCGGACGACAAGAGCGTCACCATCACCCTCGGCGACCGTCACTGGAGCGACGGTGAGCCGGTCACCTCACGGGACGTCGAGTTCTGGTTCAACCTGGTCAGGGAGAACAAGAAGGCGTGGGCCAGCTACAGCCCGGGCAAGGCCCCGGACGTCTGGTCGTCCTTCAGGACCATCGACGACCGGCACTTCACGCTCGACTTCGACCGCGCCTACAACCAGCAGTGGATGCTCGCCAACGAGCTGAGCATGATCCGCGTGATGCCGCAGCACGCGTGGGACAAGACCAGCGACTCCGGAACCGTCTCCGACCTCGACCGCACCCCGGCCGGCGCCGAGAAGGTGTGGACGTACCTGATCGACGCCGGGAAGAAGATCTCCCACTACGCGAGCGACCCGCTGTGGAAGACGGTCAGCGGCCCGTACCGGATCAAGTCCTTCTCCACCTCCGGCCGGGTCGAGCTCGTCGAGAACGAGAAGTACGACGGCGGGGGCGCGGCCCACGTCGAGCAGATCAACCTGCTGTCCTTCACCACCGTGGCCGCCGAGGAGAACGCGCTGCGGGCGGGCACGGTCGACTACGGCTACATCAGGGCCTCCGACCTCGGGATCAAGAAGTCCTTCACGGACCTCGGCTACCACGTCGAGCGGTGGTCCGGCTGGGCCGTCACCTACATGCCGTACAACTTCAACAACCCCGAGATGGGCGCGGTCTTCCGGCAGCTGTACGCACGGCAGGCCATCCAGATGTCCGTCGACCAGAAGACGCTGTCCAAGGTGCTCTACAACGGCACCGCCGTACCCACCTACGGTCCCGTCCCGCAGGGGCAGCCGTCCGCCTTCCTCTCGGACGAGCAGAAGGCGGAGCCGTACCCGTTCTCCAACTCCGCGGCGCGCAAGCTGCTGACGGACCACGGCTGGACCATGAAGGACGGCACGATGGTGTGCACCTCACCGGGCGCGGGCGGGGGGCAGTGCGGCGAGGGCGTCGAGAAGGGCACCGAGTTCAGGATGCGGGTGCTCTCCCAGTCCGGCTCGACGGAGACGGACAACATGATGAGCGCCCTGCAGTCCTCCTTCGAGGAGACCGGCATCGACTTCGACATCAAGACCGCACCGGTCAACTCGGTCCTCTCGCAGACCGGACAGTGCAAGGAGGACGACCCCGCCTGCAAGTGGCAGCTCTCCTTCTTCGGCAGCGCGGGCAGCTGGTACTTCCCCGCCTACCCCAGCGGTGACGCGCTCTTCGCGAGCGGCGGCGGCTCCAACTTCGGCAGCTACTCCAACCCCGAGGTGGACCGGCTGATCGACCGCACCACCACCTCCTCGTCCCTGGACGCCATGCCCGACTACAGCAAGGCGCTGGCCGAGGAACTGCCCGTGATCTGGCTTCCCGAGCCCGACTACCAGGTCTCCGTGATCAGGGACGGTCTCGGCGGATTCGCCCAGGACTCCCTCGCCAACTTCCATCCCGCCATGTGGGCGTGGACCGAGTGA
- a CDS encoding LysR family transcriptional regulator has protein sequence MTPRLSVEDLTLTEAVARHGSVGAAAKELLTTQPSASRRLSALERRLGTRLFERDTTGARPTPAGRELARRAARLLAELDALPDQVLAATDAPSLAVGTIQALSPIVFTALDAELPGVTVHPGIDHGPALVQQVHDGLLDAAVITIADQTNLPRGVQGTLLGVSPLVLFLPEGAAPPRAGKRPLAGRTVLYSTIDLSGEAVRARLSALGAAPRPGPTIEAALRIARHRRTPALVPLLAARWWARAGDRLLPSPVPGQVTLSLLTRPPRPAVLTESLPGIAERVLGDGPDAPDAAEAG, from the coding sequence ATGACCCCCCGCCTGAGCGTCGAGGACCTGACGCTGACCGAGGCGGTCGCCCGCCACGGCTCGGTCGGTGCGGCCGCCAAGGAGCTGCTCACCACCCAGCCCTCGGCGTCCCGCCGCCTGTCGGCCCTGGAACGCCGGCTGGGGACCCGCCTGTTCGAGCGCGATACCACGGGCGCCCGGCCCACCCCGGCCGGACGGGAACTGGCTCGTCGGGCCGCCCGGCTGCTGGCCGAGCTGGACGCGCTGCCCGACCAGGTCCTCGCCGCCACCGACGCCCCCTCGCTGGCCGTGGGTACGATCCAGGCCCTCTCCCCGATCGTGTTCACCGCCCTGGACGCCGAACTGCCCGGCGTGACCGTCCACCCCGGCATCGACCACGGGCCGGCGCTGGTCCAGCAGGTCCACGACGGTCTGCTGGACGCCGCCGTCATCACCATCGCCGACCAGACCAACCTGCCCCGGGGGGTGCAGGGCACCCTCCTCGGAGTCTCGCCGCTGGTCCTGTTCCTGCCCGAGGGGGCGGCTCCCCCGCGCGCGGGGAAGCGGCCGCTGGCGGGCCGGACCGTGCTGTACTCCACGATCGACCTGTCCGGCGAGGCGGTCCGGGCCAGGCTTTCCGCACTCGGCGCCGCCCCGCGGCCCGGCCCCACCATCGAGGCCGCGCTACGCATCGCCCGCCACCGCCGGACCCCGGCCCTGGTGCCGCTCCTGGCCGCCCGCTGGTGGGCCCGGGCGGGAGACCGGCTCCTGCCCTCCCCGGTACCGGGCCAGGTCACGCTCTCCCTGCTCACCCGGCCACCCCGGCCCGCCGTCCTGACCGAATCGCTGCCGGGCATCGCCGAGCGGGTCCTCGGAGACGGCCCTGACGCGCCGGACGCGGCCGAGGCCGGCTGA
- a CDS encoding MFS transporter — translation MRRGPLLLLTAITFVTWIGTRMTAVALPLVALAETGGAWATGLVGGTAGLPLLTVGWWGRGLRDRLTSGRALAGVMAVNAAGLAVVPVAALAGQIGAVTLCASGLVTGAAGALLGPAERALVADLADGYVARGGRAGPARWLAWQDLAHRVSMIFAPPAGAWLVVAWGVRPLLWCETVVVALAAGAMLAVPAARRHERAPSDGTTAGVSALDVLRSRPQIAAGVLMAGVGGLCWFGFTLGLAVLGVEHGRPGVLIAAGVSGYGIASVIASLLVPLVIDRLPRPPLMVFSWVALGAAFVLLPRAAPDVAGVSALAAVAGAATPWGIAALNTLIGEQTAGAERRAAFTMETVLHSGGASLGLLVGGVLIGWAGAGPVLVATGCAQILAGAAGALWLRGAGSGRAAGEVRCPETKAAGRRRPSSV, via the coding sequence ATGCGAAGAGGACCTCTGCTGCTGTTGACCGCGATCACGTTCGTGACCTGGATCGGGACCCGTATGACCGCGGTCGCCCTGCCCCTGGTCGCGCTGGCCGAGACCGGCGGGGCCTGGGCCACCGGGCTGGTCGGCGGGACGGCCGGGCTGCCGCTGCTGACGGTGGGCTGGTGGGGCCGGGGGCTGCGTGACCGCCTGACCTCCGGTCGGGCGCTGGCCGGGGTGATGGCCGTGAACGCCGCCGGTCTGGCCGTGGTTCCGGTGGCGGCCCTGGCCGGGCAGATCGGCGCGGTCACGCTGTGCGCCTCCGGCCTGGTGACCGGGGCGGCGGGCGCGCTGCTGGGACCGGCGGAACGGGCGCTGGTGGCCGACCTCGCCGACGGGTACGTGGCCCGGGGCGGCAGGGCGGGACCGGCCCGCTGGCTGGCCTGGCAGGATCTCGCGCACCGGGTGTCGATGATCTTCGCGCCGCCCGCCGGGGCCTGGCTCGTCGTCGCCTGGGGAGTGCGGCCCCTGCTGTGGTGCGAGACCGTCGTCGTCGCGCTGGCGGCCGGGGCGATGCTCGCGGTGCCCGCGGCCCGGCGGCACGAGCGGGCCCCGTCCGACGGGACGACCGCGGGAGTCTCCGCGCTGGACGTCCTGCGGTCCCGCCCCCAGATCGCCGCGGGGGTGCTCATGGCCGGAGTCGGCGGGCTCTGCTGGTTCGGGTTCACTCTGGGCCTGGCCGTGCTCGGCGTCGAGCACGGCCGGCCCGGCGTGCTGATCGCCGCCGGGGTGAGCGGGTACGGAATCGCCTCCGTGATCGCCTCGCTCCTGGTCCCACTGGTCATCGACCGCCTGCCCCGCCCACCGCTGATGGTGTTCTCCTGGGTCGCGCTCGGGGCCGCCTTCGTCCTGTTGCCCCGGGCGGCACCGGATGTGGCGGGCGTCTCGGCGCTGGCAGCCGTGGCCGGGGCGGCCACGCCGTGGGGGATCGCGGCGCTGAACACCCTGATCGGTGAGCAGACCGCCGGGGCCGAACGCAGGGCGGCGTTCACCATGGAGACCGTCCTGCATTCGGGCGGGGCCTCACTGGGCCTGCTGGTCGGTGGCGTGCTCATCGGGTGGGCCGGGGCCGGGCCGGTCCTCGTGGCGACCGGCTGCGCGCAGATCCTGGCCGGGGCGGCCGGGGCGCTGTGGCTGCGCGGGGCGGGGTCGGGCCGGGCGGCCGGGGAGGTCCGGTGCCCGGAGACTAAGGCCGCTGGGCGGCGGCGTCCTTCGTCAGTCTGA
- a CDS encoding STAS domain-containing protein, giving the protein MTDAPVRIAEADGQHAVLAFSGDLDAPALVVLEELLLDPRLREPRAWTLEMSGLDHIDLACAYALLRTVTRTPEPVALTVRGARPAVHRTLRQAGLDTVAAFTA; this is encoded by the coding sequence GTGACGGACGCACCCGTAAGGATCGCCGAGGCCGACGGGCAGCACGCGGTGCTGGCCTTCTCCGGGGACCTGGACGCGCCCGCGCTGGTCGTGCTGGAGGAACTGCTCCTCGACCCGCGGCTGCGGGAGCCGAGGGCCTGGACCCTGGAGATGAGCGGCCTCGACCACATCGACCTGGCCTGCGCCTACGCGCTGCTGCGGACGGTGACCCGCACGCCGGAGCCGGTCGCCCTCACCGTGCGCGGTGCCCGCCCGGCCGTCCACCGGACACTGCGGCAGGCCGGTCTGGACACGGTGGCGGCCTTCACGGCGTAA
- a CDS encoding VOC family protein, giving the protein MTARFNAIGLVVSDMAASVTFYRRLGFAFPEGAGKEPHAEAELPGGIRLLLDTEESVRSFTPGWEPPAGGGRHSLALLCDTPDEVDAFYAELTGAGCKGEREPWDAPWGQRYAVVNDPDGHGVDLFAPPGAV; this is encoded by the coding sequence ATGACCGCACGATTCAACGCCATCGGCCTCGTCGTCTCCGACATGGCCGCGTCCGTGACCTTCTACCGCCGGCTCGGTTTCGCCTTCCCCGAGGGCGCCGGGAAGGAGCCGCACGCCGAGGCGGAACTGCCGGGCGGGATCCGGCTGTTGCTCGACACCGAGGAGTCCGTCCGGTCCTTCACGCCCGGGTGGGAGCCGCCGGCCGGGGGCGGGCGGCACTCGCTCGCCCTGCTGTGCGACACACCAGACGAGGTGGACGCCTTCTACGCGGAGCTGACGGGTGCCGGGTGCAAGGGCGAGCGCGAGCCCTGGGACGCCCCCTGGGGGCAGCGGTACGCCGTCGTCAACGACCCGGACGGTCACGGCGTCGACCTGTTCGCGCCGCCAGGGGCTGTCTGA
- a CDS encoding copper homeostasis protein CutC has product MSAGPAPEAAAPVAAALEIAVVSPAGARTARENGADRVELCTALELGGLTPSTATVEAAVESGPPVHVLVRCRPGDFVYDAEEVALMTAEVRTALRAGAGGVVVGALTPDGALDTDALAALAGAARDTAPAAQVTLHRAVDQASDPVAAVAALPGLGITRVLTSGGAPTAIEGSAVLAAMAAANPGLDVAAGGGVRTGDIAGLLAAGARSVHLSAKSRATPRRAAGWVPLGAGGTSAEDDTHFVTDGTVVAAARRALDAAVATE; this is encoded by the coding sequence ATGAGCGCCGGACCTGCCCCGGAGGCCGCCGCCCCGGTGGCCGCAGCGCTGGAGATCGCGGTCGTCTCCCCGGCCGGCGCCCGCACCGCCCGTGAGAACGGGGCGGACCGCGTCGAACTGTGCACCGCACTCGAACTGGGCGGCCTGACCCCCTCGACCGCGACGGTCGAGGCGGCCGTCGAGTCCGGGCCGCCCGTCCACGTCCTCGTCCGCTGCCGCCCCGGCGACTTCGTGTACGACGCCGAGGAGGTCGCCCTGATGACCGCGGAGGTGCGCACCGCCCTGCGCGCGGGCGCCGGCGGCGTCGTCGTCGGAGCACTGACCCCGGACGGCGCCCTCGACACGGACGCCCTCGCCGCGCTCGCCGGCGCCGCGCGGGACACCGCCCCCGCCGCACAGGTGACGCTCCACCGGGCGGTGGACCAGGCGAGCGACCCGGTGGCCGCCGTCGCGGCGCTGCCGGGGCTCGGCATCACCCGCGTCCTCACCTCCGGCGGCGCGCCCACCGCGATCGAGGGGAGCGCCGTACTGGCCGCGATGGCCGCGGCGAACCCCGGGCTCGACGTGGCCGCCGGGGGCGGAGTCAGGACCGGCGACATCGCCGGTCTGCTCGCGGCGGGCGCCCGCTCGGTGCACCTGTCCGCCAAGTCCCGGGCGACCCCCCGGCGCGCGGCCGGCTGGGTGCCGCTCGGCGCGGGCGGCACCTCCGCCGAGGACGACACCCACTTCGTCACCGACGGCACGGTCGTCGCGGCGGCCAGGAGAGCGCTCGACGCGGCCGTCGCGACGGAGTGA
- a CDS encoding M81 family metallopeptidase, whose product MSHPSTPTSAPAASRRPVIAIAGLGIESSTFSPARTQAPAFHPSRGQEVLDRYPFLAVGEELREAADWHGALVGKSLPGGTVTAAAWEELTRELLTRLAALPPLDGLWFDIHGAMTVEGLDDAEALLLEKVRSVVGDDVTVSTSMDLHGNVSRALVHRSDLITCYRMAPHEDHMETKERAVRNLLTHLASGAPRPLKAWVPVPVLLAGEQTSTRIEPAKSVYGAVPEVEAHEGVLDAAIWVGYAWADEPRNRAAVVVTGHDEQAVSAGAEKLARGFWEARHDFDFVAPTGTFDDILDEALAGERRPYYVSDTGDNPTAGGAGDVTWGLARLLARPEFQKEDGPTVLYASVPGPEAVRQAAAAGVGATVTVTAGAEVDDRHAGPVTLTGVVHAVRLGDRDARTEVVIRVGSAYVILTELRKPYHHEHDFTDLDLDPRGADIVVVKIGYLEPELFAMAADWKMALTPGGVDQDLVRLGHRRIRRPMFPFDPAMADPDLSARLIPAADQPLTGADE is encoded by the coding sequence ATGTCCCACCCCAGCACCCCCACCTCGGCCCCCGCCGCCTCCCGCCGCCCGGTCATCGCCATCGCCGGCCTCGGCATCGAGTCGTCCACCTTCTCGCCCGCCCGCACCCAGGCGCCAGCCTTCCACCCCTCCCGCGGCCAGGAGGTGCTGGACCGCTACCCCTTCCTCGCCGTCGGCGAGGAACTGCGCGAGGCGGCCGACTGGCACGGCGCCCTGGTCGGCAAGTCGCTGCCCGGCGGCACCGTCACCGCCGCGGCCTGGGAGGAACTCACCCGGGAACTCCTCACCCGGCTCGCCGCCCTGCCCCCGCTGGACGGCCTCTGGTTCGACATCCACGGCGCCATGACCGTCGAGGGCCTCGACGACGCCGAGGCCCTGCTGCTGGAGAAGGTGCGCTCCGTCGTCGGCGACGACGTGACCGTCTCCACCTCCATGGACCTGCACGGCAACGTCTCCCGCGCCCTCGTCCACCGCAGCGACCTGATCACCTGCTACCGGATGGCCCCGCACGAGGACCACATGGAGACCAAGGAGCGCGCCGTCCGCAACCTGCTGACCCACCTCGCCTCGGGCGCCCCCCGTCCGCTGAAGGCATGGGTGCCGGTGCCCGTCCTGCTGGCCGGTGAGCAGACCTCCACCCGGATCGAGCCCGCGAAGAGCGTGTACGGGGCCGTTCCCGAGGTCGAGGCCCACGAGGGCGTGCTCGACGCGGCGATCTGGGTCGGCTACGCCTGGGCCGACGAACCCCGCAACCGGGCCGCGGTCGTCGTCACCGGCCACGACGAGCAGGCGGTCTCCGCGGGCGCCGAGAAGCTGGCCCGCGGCTTCTGGGAGGCCCGCCACGACTTCGACTTCGTCGCCCCCACCGGCACCTTCGACGACATCCTGGACGAGGCCCTGGCCGGCGAGCGGCGCCCGTACTACGTCAGCGACACCGGCGACAACCCGACCGCGGGCGGCGCCGGCGACGTGACCTGGGGCCTGGCCCGCCTGCTCGCCCGCCCCGAGTTCCAGAAGGAGGACGGGCCGACCGTCCTGTACGCCTCGGTGCCCGGCCCCGAGGCCGTCCGGCAGGCCGCCGCCGCGGGCGTCGGGGCGACGGTGACGGTGACGGCGGGCGCCGAGGTCGACGACCGGCACGCCGGACCCGTCACCCTCACCGGAGTCGTGCACGCCGTCCGGCTCGGCGACCGCGACGCCCGCACCGAGGTGGTGATACGCGTCGGCAGCGCCTACGTGATCCTCACCGAGCTGCGCAAGCCCTACCACCACGAGCACGACTTCACCGACCTGGACCTCGACCCGCGCGGCGCCGACATCGTCGTCGTGAAGATCGGCTACCTGGAACCCGAGCTGTTCGCCATGGCCGCCGACTGGAAGATGGCGCTCACCCCGGGCGGCGTCGACCAGGACCTCGTACGCCTCGGCCACCGCCGCATCCGCCGGCCCATGTTCCCCTTCGACCCCGCCATGGCGGACCCGGACCTGTCCGCCCGCCTGATCCCGGCCGCCGACCAGCCGCTGACCGGGGCCGACGAATGA
- a CDS encoding AraC family transcriptional regulator, producing the protein MDALAGLLEGPRARGAFMIRACFDPPWAVRVEDRAPLTVMLMVRGGAWIVPDTGERLRLRAGDLAIARGPDPYVCADDPGTAPQAVILPGGACSYPDGRPLNGSMDLGVRTWGDRADGEAVLLIGTYLVRGEIGGRLLDALPPLLSLTGEAWDNPLTPLLMAEVTRDEPGQEVVLDRLLDLLVIAALRAWFARPSAEAPAWYRALGDPVVGRALRLLQDDPAHPWTVASLAAEAGVSRAALARRFTDLVGEPPMGYLTGWRLALAADRLRDSADTLGAIARQVGYGSAFALSTAFKRTYGVSPQEYRVPAPA; encoded by the coding sequence GTGGACGCACTCGCCGGACTGCTGGAAGGCCCCCGGGCCCGCGGGGCCTTCATGATCCGCGCCTGTTTCGACCCGCCGTGGGCCGTGCGCGTCGAGGACCGGGCGCCGCTGACCGTGATGCTCATGGTCCGCGGCGGTGCCTGGATCGTGCCGGACACGGGGGAGCGGCTGCGGCTGCGGGCCGGGGACCTGGCCATCGCGCGCGGCCCCGACCCGTACGTCTGCGCCGACGACCCCGGCACCGCCCCGCAGGCGGTGATCCTGCCGGGCGGCGCGTGCAGCTACCCCGACGGACGGCCCCTCAACGGCTCGATGGACCTCGGCGTGCGCACCTGGGGCGACCGCGCCGACGGCGAGGCGGTCCTCCTCATCGGCACCTACCTGGTCCGGGGCGAGATCGGCGGCCGCCTCCTCGACGCGCTGCCCCCGCTGCTGTCCCTCACCGGCGAGGCGTGGGACAACCCCCTCACCCCGCTGCTGATGGCGGAGGTCACGCGGGACGAGCCGGGCCAGGAAGTCGTCCTGGACCGGCTCCTGGACCTGCTGGTCATCGCCGCGCTGCGGGCCTGGTTCGCCCGGCCCTCGGCCGAGGCACCCGCCTGGTACCGGGCGCTGGGCGACCCGGTCGTCGGCCGGGCGCTGCGGCTGCTCCAGGACGACCCGGCGCACCCCTGGACCGTCGCGTCCCTCGCCGCCGAGGCCGGGGTCTCCCGTGCCGCGCTCGCCCGGCGCTTCACCGACCTGGTCGGCGAACCGCCCATGGGATACCTCACCGGCTGGCGCCTCGCCCTGGCCGCCGACCGGCTGCGCGACAGCGCGGACACCCTCGGCGCCATCGCCCGCCAGGTCGGCTACGGCAGCGCGTTCGCCCTGTCCACCGCCTTCAAACGGACGTACGGCGTCAGCCCGCAGGAGTACCGGGTCCCGGCCCCGGCGTAA